A window of the Streptomyces sp. JB150 genome harbors these coding sequences:
- the dnaJ gene encoding molecular chaperone DnaJ — translation MATDYYAVLGVRRDASQEEIKKAFRRLARELHPDVNPDPKTQERFKEINAAYEVLSDPQKKQVYDLGGDPLSQSGGAGAGGFGAGGFGNFSDIMDAFFGTASQRGPRSRTRRGQDAMIRIEVELDEAAFGTTKDIQVDTAIVCSTCSGEGAAPGTSAQTCDMCRGRGEVSQVTRSFLGQVMTSRPCPQCQGFGTVVPNPCPECAGDGRVRSRRTLTVKIPAGVDNGTRIQLAGEGEVGPGGGPAGDLYVEIHELPHPTFQRRGDDLHCTVTIPMTAAALGTKVPLETLDGMEEVDIRPGTQSGQSIPLHGRGVTHLRGGGRGDLIVHVEVQTPTKLDPEQERLLRELAKLRGEERPQGQFQPGQQGLFSRLKDAFNGR, via the coding sequence GTGGCCACGGACTATTACGCCGTTCTCGGCGTGCGCCGCGACGCGTCGCAGGAAGAGATCAAGAAGGCCTTCCGGCGGCTCGCTCGCGAGCTGCACCCGGACGTCAACCCCGATCCGAAGACCCAGGAGCGGTTCAAGGAGATCAACGCCGCTTACGAGGTGCTGTCGGACCCGCAGAAGAAGCAGGTCTACGACCTCGGTGGCGACCCGCTGTCGCAGAGCGGCGGCGCGGGTGCCGGCGGCTTCGGCGCGGGCGGCTTCGGCAACTTCTCCGACATCATGGACGCGTTCTTCGGCACGGCGTCGCAGCGCGGGCCGCGCTCGCGCACCCGCCGCGGCCAGGACGCGATGATCCGGATCGAGGTCGAGCTCGACGAGGCGGCCTTCGGCACCACCAAGGACATCCAGGTCGACACCGCGATCGTCTGCTCCACCTGCAGCGGTGAGGGCGCGGCGCCGGGCACCTCGGCGCAGACGTGCGACATGTGCCGCGGCCGCGGTGAGGTCTCGCAGGTCACCCGGTCCTTCCTGGGCCAGGTCATGACCTCGCGGCCGTGCCCGCAGTGCCAGGGCTTCGGCACGGTCGTGCCGAACCCGTGCCCGGAGTGCGCCGGCGACGGCCGGGTCCGCTCCCGCCGCACCCTGACGGTGAAGATCCCGGCCGGTGTCGACAACGGCACCCGGATCCAGCTCGCGGGCGAGGGCGAGGTCGGCCCCGGCGGCGGCCCCGCCGGTGACCTGTACGTCGAGATCCACGAACTCCCGCACCCGACCTTCCAGCGGCGCGGCGACGACCTGCACTGCACGGTGACGATCCCCATGACGGCGGCGGCCCTCGGCACCAAGGTGCCGCTGGAGACGCTGGACGGCATGGAGGAGGTCGACATCCGTCCGGGCACCCAGTCCGGCCAGTCGATCCCGCTGCACGGCCGGGGCGTCACGCACCTGCGCGGCGGCGGCCGGGGCGACCTGATCGTCCACGTCGAGGTGCAGACCCCGACCAAGCTCGACCCCGAGCAGGAACGCCTCCTGCGCGAGCTGGCCAAGCTGCGCGGCGAGGAACGCCCGCAGGGCCAGTTCCAGCCGGGGCAGCAGGGCCTGTTCTCGCGGCTGAAGGACGCGTTTAACGGCCGCTGA
- a CDS encoding ribonuclease Z, with the protein MSVRELVVLGTASQVPTRHRNHNGYLLRWDGEGILFDPGEGTQRQMLRAGVAAHDLNRICVTHFHGDHSLGLPGVIQRINLDQVPHPVTAHYPRSGQRFFDRLRYATAYRETVGVTEAPVDADGTLARTPSYTLEARRLSHPVDSYGFRLVEPDGRRMLPERLAAHGITGPDVGRIQREGSLGGVTLADVSVLRRGQRFAFVMDTRLCDGVYALADGCDMLVIESTFLDEDEHLATEHGHLTAGQAARVARASEVRHLVLTHFSQRYTDPGEFERQARAAGFEGELTVASDLLRVPVPKRR; encoded by the coding sequence GTGTCCGTCCGTGAATTGGTGGTCCTCGGCACCGCCAGCCAGGTCCCGACCCGGCACCGCAACCACAACGGCTACCTGCTGCGCTGGGACGGCGAGGGCATCCTCTTCGACCCCGGCGAGGGCACCCAGCGCCAGATGCTGCGCGCCGGCGTCGCCGCCCACGACCTGAACCGGATCTGCGTCACCCACTTCCACGGGGACCACTCGCTGGGCCTGCCGGGCGTGATCCAGCGGATCAACCTCGACCAGGTGCCGCACCCGGTCACCGCCCACTACCCGCGCTCCGGCCAGCGCTTCTTCGACCGGCTGCGCTACGCCACCGCCTACCGCGAGACGGTGGGGGTGACCGAGGCCCCGGTCGACGCCGACGGCACCCTCGCCCGCACCCCCTCCTACACGCTGGAGGCCCGCAGGCTCTCCCACCCGGTCGACTCCTACGGCTTCCGGCTCGTCGAGCCCGACGGCCGCCGGATGCTGCCCGAGCGGCTGGCCGCGCACGGCATCACCGGCCCGGACGTGGGCCGTATCCAGCGGGAGGGCTCGCTCGGCGGGGTGACCCTGGCGGACGTCAGCGTCCTGCGCCGAGGGCAGCGGTTCGCGTTCGTCATGGACACGAGGCTGTGCGACGGGGTGTACGCGCTGGCGGACGGCTGCGACATGCTCGTCATCGAGTCGACGTTCCTTGACGAGGACGAGCATCTCGCCACCGAGCACGGTCATCTGACGGCGGGTCAGGCGGCGCGGGTGGCCAGGGCGAGCGAGGTGCGCCACCTCGTCCTCACCCACTTCAGCCAGCGCTACACCGACCCCGGCGAGTTCGAGCGCCAGGCGCGCGCCGCCGGGTTCGAGGGCGAGCTGACGGTGGCGTCCGACCTGCTGCGCGTACCGGTCCCGAAACGCAGGTAA
- a CDS encoding nitronate monooxygenase: MSSALTDLFPHPIVQAPMAGGVSVPQLAAAVSEAGGLGFLAAGYKTADGMYQEIKQLRGLTNRPFGVNLFMPQPEHPGAGTGSGAATDAASPHAAAVDVYAHQLAGEAAWYETELGDPDSGRDDGYDAKLAVLLDNPVPVVSFHFGVPGRDVLDALRRAGTFTLVTATTVDEARAVERAGADAVIVQGVEAGGHQGTHRDIPENDGSGIGLLSLTAQVREAVRLPLVAAGGIMRGSQIAAVLAAGASAAQLGTAFLATPESGAHAVHKQALTNPLFTRTALTRAFSGRPARGLVNRFMREHGPYAPAAYPEIHHLTSPLRKAAAKAGDAQGMALWAGQGHRMARELPAGQLVEVLAAELAAARTALSEGGRR, translated from the coding sequence ATGTCCTCCGCACTGACCGATCTCTTCCCCCACCCGATCGTGCAGGCCCCCATGGCGGGCGGCGTCTCCGTGCCGCAGCTCGCCGCCGCCGTGTCCGAGGCAGGGGGGCTCGGCTTCCTGGCCGCCGGGTACAAGACGGCCGACGGCATGTACCAGGAGATCAAGCAACTGCGGGGGCTGACGAACCGCCCCTTCGGCGTGAACCTGTTCATGCCGCAGCCCGAGCACCCCGGCGCGGGCACCGGCTCCGGCGCAGCGACCGACGCCGCGTCCCCTCATGCCGCCGCCGTCGATGTCTACGCCCATCAGCTGGCCGGTGAGGCCGCCTGGTACGAGACCGAGCTGGGCGACCCGGACAGCGGCCGCGACGACGGCTACGACGCCAAGCTCGCCGTGCTGCTGGACAACCCGGTGCCCGTCGTCTCGTTCCACTTCGGCGTGCCCGGCCGGGACGTCCTGGACGCGCTGCGCCGGGCCGGGACCTTCACGCTCGTCACCGCCACCACCGTCGACGAGGCCCGCGCCGTCGAGCGGGCCGGGGCGGACGCGGTGATCGTGCAGGGCGTGGAGGCGGGCGGCCACCAGGGCACCCACCGGGACATCCCCGAGAACGACGGCTCCGGCATCGGACTGCTCTCCCTGACGGCCCAGGTCCGCGAGGCGGTCCGGCTGCCCCTCGTCGCCGCCGGCGGCATCATGCGCGGCAGCCAGATCGCCGCCGTCCTCGCCGCCGGGGCCAGCGCCGCGCAGCTCGGCACCGCGTTCCTCGCCACCCCCGAGTCGGGCGCCCACGCCGTGCACAAGCAGGCGCTGACCAACCCGCTGTTCACCCGCACCGCACTCACCCGCGCCTTCTCCGGCCGCCCCGCGCGCGGCCTGGTCAACCGGTTCATGCGCGAGCACGGGCCGTACGCCCCCGCCGCCTACCCGGAGATCCACCACCTCACCTCGCCGCTGCGCAAGGCCGCCGCCAAGGCCGGTGACGCGCAGGGCATGGCGCTGTGGGCCGGGCAGGGCCACCGGATGGCCCGCGAACTGCCCGCCGGGCAGCTGGTGGAGGTGCTGGCGGCCGAGCTGGCGGCGGCCCGGACAGCGTTGTCGGAAGGCGGCCGGCGATGA
- a CDS encoding protein kinase gives MGDTSGLGAVLAGGRYRIEAKLGSGGMADVFRAYDMKLARMIALKVMRTGLSFDAGYPARFRREAQAMAAISHPHVVAVHDMGDEPVPYIVMELVDGHSLADLLHAGRPLPVAQALHLASQVLAGLAVAHAQGLVHRDIKPGNVLLAADGTAKVADFGIARAAEGAGTALTRTGLLIGTPHFMSPEQVLGRSDIDGRSDLYSVGVMLFQMLAGRLPFEADSAYAIGYLHLSAPPPTLASLGIAADPALESVLARALAKDPAHRYPDAESMRAALHQASPTARTQQAPYVPPRPPQPPTTAVPRGRLSRARRLLVAQAACLFAWLLGAQNEAVWLAVPGAFGALIVAPPGLWMSCSAARRQSRPWSMAVKIKTTLAVILHGGVALFLLTALVVALVAPGGL, from the coding sequence GTGGGGGACACATCAGGACTTGGAGCGGTGCTGGCCGGTGGCCGCTACCGAATCGAGGCGAAGCTCGGCAGCGGCGGCATGGCGGACGTCTTTCGGGCCTACGACATGAAGTTGGCCCGGATGATCGCCCTCAAGGTGATGCGGACCGGCCTGTCGTTCGATGCCGGGTATCCGGCCCGGTTCCGGCGTGAGGCGCAGGCCATGGCCGCCATCAGCCATCCACATGTGGTGGCGGTGCACGACATGGGGGACGAGCCCGTCCCGTACATCGTGATGGAACTCGTCGACGGCCACAGCCTCGCCGATCTGCTGCACGCAGGGCGTCCCCTGCCGGTGGCGCAGGCTCTGCATCTCGCATCGCAAGTGCTGGCCGGGCTCGCCGTGGCCCACGCGCAAGGGCTGGTCCACCGCGACATCAAGCCGGGGAACGTGCTGCTGGCGGCCGACGGGACGGCGAAGGTGGCAGACTTCGGCATCGCGCGGGCCGCGGAGGGGGCGGGGACCGCCCTCACCCGGACCGGCCTGCTGATCGGCACTCCGCACTTCATGTCGCCCGAGCAGGTGCTGGGCCGCTCAGACATCGATGGCCGGTCGGATCTCTACTCGGTCGGCGTGATGCTGTTCCAGATGCTCGCCGGGCGGCTCCCCTTCGAGGCGGACTCCGCCTATGCGATCGGATACCTGCACCTCAGTGCTCCGCCACCCACCCTTGCCTCCTTGGGCATCGCGGCAGACCCGGCGCTGGAGTCCGTACTGGCTCGCGCCCTGGCGAAAGATCCGGCCCACCGATACCCGGACGCGGAGTCGATGCGCGCGGCGCTGCACCAGGCGTCGCCCACGGCCCGCACGCAACAGGCCCCCTATGTGCCTCCGCGACCGCCTCAGCCCCCGACGACCGCTGTCCCCCGTGGTCGGCTGTCACGCGCCCGTCGGCTACTCGTCGCCCAGGCAGCCTGCCTGTTCGCCTGGCTGCTGGGAGCCCAGAACGAGGCGGTTTGGCTGGCGGTCCCCGGGGCCTTCGGAGCTCTCATCGTCGCACCGCCGGGGCTGTGGATGTCATGCTCGGCGGCGCGCCGGCAGAGCAGACCATGGAGCATGGCCGTCAAGATCAAGACAACTCTCGCCGTGATTCTTCACGGAGGAGTGGCACTCTTTCTCCTGACTGCCCTCGTGGTTGCGCTGGTGGCTCCGGGCGGGCTGTGA
- a CDS encoding 16S rRNA (uracil(1498)-N(3))-methyltransferase, which translates to MTAPVFVVDHFDAGSGGRYVLDGPEGRHAVSVKRLRPGEDVILTDGAGRWADCVVLGTEGKDRLIVQLDSYSQEPPEQPRITVVQALPKGDRGELAVETMTEVGVDAIVPWQAARCITQWKGDRGLKSLAKWRATAREAGKQSRRVRFPEVADLASTKQVAALLAKADFAAVLHSDFEYGSEPLATAELPAEGEIVLVVGPEGGVAADELTLFREAGAKAYVLGRSVLRTSTAGTAAAALLLGRTGRWS; encoded by the coding sequence ATGACGGCACCCGTGTTCGTGGTCGACCACTTCGACGCGGGAAGCGGCGGCCGGTACGTCCTCGACGGCCCCGAGGGGCGCCACGCGGTCTCCGTGAAGCGGCTGCGGCCCGGCGAGGACGTCATCCTCACCGACGGCGCCGGCCGCTGGGCGGACTGCGTGGTCCTCGGCACCGAGGGCAAGGACCGCCTCATCGTCCAGCTGGACTCCTACTCGCAGGAGCCGCCCGAGCAGCCCCGCATCACCGTCGTGCAGGCCCTGCCCAAGGGCGACCGCGGGGAACTCGCCGTCGAGACCATGACCGAGGTCGGCGTCGACGCGATCGTGCCGTGGCAGGCCGCCCGCTGCATCACCCAGTGGAAGGGCGACCGCGGACTGAAGTCCCTCGCCAAGTGGCGTGCCACCGCCCGCGAGGCGGGCAAGCAGTCCCGGCGGGTCCGCTTCCCCGAGGTCGCGGACCTCGCGTCGACCAAGCAGGTCGCCGCGCTGCTCGCCAAGGCCGACTTCGCCGCCGTACTGCACTCCGACTTCGAGTACGGCAGCGAGCCGCTGGCCACCGCCGAACTGCCCGCCGAGGGCGAGATCGTGCTGGTCGTCGGCCCCGAAGGGGGCGTCGCCGCCGACGAGTTGACGCTGTTCCGGGAGGCGGGCGCCAAGGCGTACGTCCTCGGCCGGAGCGTGCTGCGCACCTCCACCGCCGGCACGGCCGCCGCGGCCCTCCTCCTCGGCCGCACCGGCCGCTGGTCCTGA
- a CDS encoding S41 family peptidase, which produces MTQSSTPGYLRFPHPHGELVAFTAEDDVWLAPLDGGRAWRVSADNVPVSHPRISPDGTTVAWTSTRDGAPEGHIAPVDGGPSKRLTHWGSRTTKVRGWTPDGHVLVTGSHGQASTSRTWAHAVPLDGGPAVTLPYGPVSGVAYGPRTVLLSAGMGLEAARWKRYRGGTAGKLWIDRDGDGEFVRLHEDLDGNIEYPLWTGDRIAFLSDHEGTGAVYSSLADGSDLRRHTPLGDTSHPAGTGTGGGFYARHAAGDGTRVVYSRAGELWLLDDLDGAEPRRLDIRLGGQRTDRQPYQVNAARWVGGAAPDHTARGSAVAVRGAVHWVTHRAGPARALAATPGVRARLPRTFRVDGEEWVVWVTDAEGEDALEFAPATGLAPGATPRRLAAGRLGRVLGLAMAPDGSRAAVAAHDGRVLLVERETGEVREADRSEHGDVSGLTFSPDSAWLAWSHPGPSPLCQIRIAHTTDLTVTEATPLRFQDYAPAFTLDGKHLAFLSTRSFDPVYDEHVFDLAFVTGDRPYLITLAATTPSPFGPQRHGRAFDAPDKDETPDSEGTPATRVDLEGLADRIVPFPVEAGRYSTLRAAKDGVLWLRHPVQGVLGASRATPDDPDPHTELERYDLAQQRLEHLAADADHFEVSGDGKRVLLWTDSRLKVVPSDRRASGDEDSDSNITVDLSRVRQTVDPAAEWRQMYDEAGRIMRDHFWRPDMSGVDWDGVLDRYRPVLDRVATHDDLMDLLWEVQGELGTSHAYVIPRGGHGHGDRQGLLGADLSRHPDGTWRVDRVLPSETSDPEARSPLAAPGVAVRAGDAIVAVGGQPVDPVTGPAPLLAGTAGKPVELTVLPAGGGEVRHTVVVPLADEEPLRYHAWVAGRRAYVRERSGGRLGYLHVPDMQAPGWAQIHRDLRVEVAREGLIVDVRENRGGHTSQLVVEKLARRIVGWGVPRGMRPYSYPEDAPRGPVVAVADEFSGSDGDIVNAAIKALGLGPVVGTRTWGGVIGIDSRYRLVDGTLVTQPKYAFWLEGYGWGVENHGVDPDVEVVHRPQDHAADRDPQLDEAVRLALQSLESTPAKVPPPLP; this is translated from the coding sequence GTGACGCAGTCTTCCACGCCGGGGTATCTCCGATTTCCGCATCCGCACGGCGAGTTGGTGGCCTTCACCGCCGAGGACGACGTGTGGCTCGCCCCGCTCGACGGCGGCCGGGCCTGGCGGGTCAGCGCCGACAACGTGCCGGTGAGCCACCCGCGCATCTCGCCCGACGGCACCACCGTCGCCTGGACCTCCACCCGCGACGGCGCCCCCGAGGGGCACATCGCGCCCGTCGACGGCGGCCCGTCCAAGCGGCTGACCCACTGGGGCAGCCGGACCACCAAGGTGCGCGGCTGGACCCCCGACGGCCACGTCCTGGTGACCGGCAGCCACGGCCAGGCGAGCACCAGCCGCACCTGGGCGCACGCCGTCCCGCTCGACGGGGGACCGGCGGTGACCCTGCCGTACGGGCCGGTCTCCGGGGTGGCGTACGGGCCGCGCACCGTGCTGCTCTCCGCGGGCATGGGCCTGGAGGCGGCCCGCTGGAAGCGCTACCGGGGCGGCACCGCGGGCAAGCTGTGGATCGACCGGGACGGCGACGGCGAGTTCGTCCGGCTCCACGAGGACCTGGACGGGAACATCGAGTACCCCTTGTGGACCGGGGACAGGATCGCCTTCCTCTCCGACCACGAGGGCACGGGAGCCGTCTACTCCTCCCTCGCGGACGGATCCGACCTGCGCCGCCACACCCCCCTCGGCGACACCTCCCACCCGGCCGGGACCGGGACCGGGGGCGGCTTCTACGCCCGCCACGCGGCCGGCGACGGCACCCGCGTCGTCTACTCCCGCGCCGGTGAACTGTGGCTGCTGGACGACCTCGACGGCGCCGAGCCGCGCCGCCTCGACATCCGCCTCGGCGGGCAGCGCACCGACCGGCAGCCGTACCAGGTGAACGCCGCCCGCTGGGTCGGCGGCGCCGCGCCCGACCACACCGCCCGGGGCAGCGCCGTCGCCGTGCGCGGCGCCGTGCACTGGGTCACCCACCGCGCCGGCCCCGCCCGCGCGCTCGCCGCCACCCCCGGCGTACGGGCCCGGCTGCCGCGCACCTTCCGGGTGGACGGCGAGGAGTGGGTGGTGTGGGTGACGGACGCCGAGGGCGAGGACGCCCTGGAGTTCGCACCCGCCACCGGACTCGCGCCCGGCGCCACCCCGCGCCGGCTGGCCGCGGGCCGGCTCGGCCGGGTACTGGGCCTGGCGATGGCCCCGGACGGCAGCCGCGCCGCGGTCGCCGCGCACGACGGGCGGGTCCTGCTCGTCGAACGGGAGACCGGCGAGGTCCGCGAGGCCGACCGCAGCGAGCACGGCGACGTCTCCGGGCTCACCTTCTCACCGGACTCGGCCTGGCTGGCCTGGTCGCACCCCGGTCCCAGCCCGCTCTGCCAGATCAGGATCGCCCACACCACCGACCTGACCGTCACCGAGGCGACCCCGCTGCGCTTCCAGGACTACGCGCCCGCCTTCACCCTCGACGGCAAGCACCTGGCGTTCCTCTCCACCCGCTCCTTCGACCCGGTCTACGACGAGCACGTCTTCGACCTGGCGTTCGTCACCGGCGACCGCCCGTACCTGATCACCCTCGCCGCGACCACGCCCTCCCCGTTCGGCCCGCAGCGGCACGGCCGCGCCTTCGACGCGCCGGACAAGGACGAGACCCCCGACAGCGAGGGCACCCCCGCCACCCGCGTCGACCTCGAAGGCCTGGCCGACCGGATCGTGCCGTTCCCCGTCGAGGCCGGCCGCTACTCCACCCTGCGCGCCGCCAAGGACGGCGTGCTGTGGCTGCGCCACCCCGTGCAGGGCGTCCTCGGCGCCTCCCGCGCCACCCCGGACGACCCCGACCCGCACACCGAGCTGGAGCGCTACGACCTCGCCCAGCAGCGCCTGGAACACCTCGCCGCCGACGCCGACCACTTCGAGGTCAGCGGCGACGGCAAGCGGGTGCTGCTGTGGACCGACAGCCGGCTGAAGGTCGTGCCCAGCGACCGGCGCGCCTCCGGCGACGAGGACAGCGACAGCAACATCACCGTCGACCTCTCCCGCGTCCGCCAGACCGTCGATCCGGCGGCCGAGTGGCGGCAGATGTACGACGAGGCCGGCCGGATCATGCGGGACCACTTCTGGCGGCCGGACATGAGCGGCGTCGACTGGGACGGCGTCCTCGACCGCTACCGGCCCGTCCTCGACCGCGTCGCCACCCACGACGACCTGATGGACCTCCTCTGGGAGGTGCAGGGCGAACTCGGCACCTCGCACGCGTACGTCATCCCGCGCGGCGGACACGGCCACGGGGACCGGCAGGGCCTGCTCGGCGCGGACCTCTCCCGGCACCCGGACGGCACCTGGCGGGTCGACCGGGTGCTGCCCTCGGAGACCTCCGACCCCGAGGCCCGCTCCCCGCTCGCCGCGCCCGGTGTCGCGGTGCGCGCCGGGGACGCGATCGTCGCCGTCGGCGGGCAGCCGGTGGACCCGGTCACCGGGCCGGCGCCGCTGCTCGCCGGCACCGCGGGCAAGCCGGTCGAGCTGACCGTCCTGCCCGCCGGCGGGGGCGAGGTGCGGCACACCGTGGTCGTGCCGCTCGCCGACGAGGAGCCGCTGCGGTACCACGCGTGGGTGGCCGGCCGGCGGGCGTACGTCCGCGAGCGCTCCGGCGGGCGGCTCGGCTACCTCCACGTCCCGGACATGCAGGCCCCCGGCTGGGCCCAGATCCATCGCGACCTGCGGGTCGAGGTCGCCCGCGAGGGCCTGATCGTCGACGTCCGCGAGAACCGGGGCGGGCACACCTCCCAGCTCGTGGTGGAGAAGCTGGCCCGGCGGATCGTCGGCTGGGGCGTGCCGCGCGGCATGCGGCCGTACAGCTATCCCGAGGACGCGCCGCGCGGGCCCGTCGTCGCCGTCGCCGACGAGTTCTCCGGCTCCGACGGCGACATCGTCAACGCGGCGATCAAGGCACTCGGGCTGGGGCCTGTGGTGGGCACCCGCACCTGGGGCGGCGTCATCGGCATCGACAGCCGCTACCGCCTCGTCGACGGCACCCTCGTCACCCAGCCGAAGTACGCCTTCTGGCTGGAGGGGTACGGCTGGGGCGTGGAGAACCACGGCGTCGACCCCGACGTCGAGGTCGTCCACCGCCCCCAGGACCACGCCGCCGACCGCGACCCCCAGCTCGACGAGGCCGTCCGCCTGGCCCTGCAATCCCTGGAATCCACCCCGGCAAAGGTCCCCCCACCTCTCCCGTGA
- a CDS encoding adenosine deaminase produces the protein MPLPKAELHLHIEGTLEPELAFELAARNGVTLPYATTDELRAAYRFEDLQSFLDLYYALMAVLRTERDFEDLADAYLARAAAQGVRHAEIFFDPQAHLARGVAMGTVVEGLWRALRRGEADHGVSTRLIMCFLRDESAESALATLEAAKPYLDRITGIGLDSAEVGHPPAKFREVYEAAAALGLRRVAHAGEEGPAAYITEALDVLGIERVDHGLRAMEDPALVERLVRERIPLTLCPLSNVRLRAVDTLAGHPLPAMLDAGLLCTVNSDDPAYFGGYAGDNFDAVRRELGLSDERLRELARNSFLASFLEDDEERRARYLAEVEAYAFPRPGPAVP, from the coding sequence ATGCCCCTCCCCAAAGCAGAACTGCACCTGCACATCGAAGGAACCCTGGAGCCGGAGCTGGCGTTCGAGCTGGCCGCCCGCAACGGGGTGACCTTGCCGTACGCCACCACGGACGAGCTGCGCGCGGCCTACCGGTTCGAGGACCTGCAGTCCTTCCTCGACCTGTACTACGCGCTGATGGCCGTCCTGCGCACCGAGCGGGACTTCGAGGACCTGGCCGACGCCTATCTCGCCCGCGCCGCCGCGCAGGGCGTGCGGCACGCGGAGATCTTCTTCGATCCGCAGGCCCACCTCGCGCGCGGCGTGGCGATGGGCACGGTCGTGGAGGGCCTGTGGCGGGCGCTGCGGCGCGGCGAGGCCGACCACGGCGTCTCCACCCGGCTCATCATGTGCTTCCTGCGCGACGAGTCCGCCGAGTCGGCCCTGGCCACCCTGGAGGCGGCGAAGCCGTACCTGGACCGGATCACCGGCATCGGCCTGGACTCCGCCGAGGTCGGGCACCCGCCGGCGAAGTTCCGCGAGGTCTACGAGGCCGCGGCCGCGCTCGGACTGCGCCGGGTCGCGCACGCGGGCGAGGAGGGGCCGGCGGCGTACATCACCGAGGCCCTGGACGTGCTCGGCATCGAGCGCGTCGACCACGGCCTGCGCGCCATGGAGGACCCGGCGCTGGTCGAGCGGCTGGTGCGGGAGCGGATCCCGCTCACCCTGTGCCCGCTGTCGAACGTCCGGCTGCGCGCCGTGGACACCCTGGCCGGCCACCCGCTGCCCGCGATGCTCGACGCCGGACTGCTGTGCACGGTCAACTCCGACGACCCGGCGTACTTCGGCGGCTACGCGGGCGACAACTTCGACGCCGTACGCCGTGAACTCGGCCTCTCCGACGAGCGGCTGCGCGAGCTGGCCCGCAACTCCTTCCTCGCCTCCTTCCTGGAGGACGACGAGGAGCGGCGGGCGCGCTACCTCGCCGAGGTGGAGGCGTACGCGTTCCCGCGGCCCGGACCCGCCGTGCCGTAG
- the hrcA gene encoding heat-inducible transcriptional repressor HrcA codes for MLSERRLQVLRAIVQDYVGTEEPVGSKALTERHNLGVSPATVRNDMAALEDEGYIAQPHTSAGRIPTDKGYRLFVDKLAEVKPLTAPERRAIQNFLDGAVDLDDVVARTVRLLAQLTRQVAVVQYPSLTRSTVRHVELLSMAPARVMLVLITDTGRVEQRMIDCPAPFGETSLADLRARLNSRVAGRRFTDVPQLVQDLPEGFEPEDRGTVQTVLSTLLETLVERTEERLMIGGTANLTRFGHDFPLTIRPVLEALEEQVVLLKLLGEAKDSGMTVRIGHENAHEGLNSTSVVSVGYGSGGEAVAKLGVVGPTRMDYPGTMGAVRAVARYVGQILAES; via the coding sequence ATGCTCAGTGAACGACGGCTTCAGGTATTGCGCGCCATCGTCCAGGACTACGTCGGAACCGAGGAGCCGGTCGGCTCCAAGGCGCTCACCGAGCGGCACAACCTCGGCGTCTCGCCGGCCACGGTCCGCAACGACATGGCCGCCCTGGAGGACGAGGGGTACATCGCCCAGCCGCACACCAGCGCCGGGCGGATCCCCACCGACAAGGGCTACCGGCTCTTCGTCGACAAGCTCGCCGAGGTCAAGCCGCTCACCGCGCCCGAGCGGCGCGCGATCCAGAACTTCCTCGACGGCGCCGTCGACCTCGACGACGTCGTGGCCCGCACGGTGCGGCTGCTCGCGCAGCTGACCCGGCAGGTCGCGGTCGTGCAGTACCCGTCGCTGACCCGGTCCACGGTGCGGCACGTGGAGCTGCTGTCGATGGCACCCGCGCGGGTGATGCTGGTCCTGATCACCGACACCGGACGGGTCGAGCAGCGGATGATCGACTGCCCGGCGCCGTTCGGCGAGACGTCCCTGGCGGATCTGCGGGCGCGGCTGAACAGCCGGGTCGCGGGCCGCCGTTTCACGGATGTGCCGCAACTGGTGCAGGATCTCCCCGAGGGCTTCGAACCGGAGGATCGCGGTACCGTTCAGACGGTGCTCTCCACCCTGCTGGAGACGCTGGTCGAGCGCACCGAGGAGCGGCTGATGATCGGCGGCACCGCCAATCTCACCCGCTTCGGACATGACTTCCCCCTCACCATCCGCCCCGTCCTGGAGGCGCTGGAGGAGCAGGTCGTGCTCCTCAAGCTGCTGGGCGAGGCGAAGGACTCGGGCATGACCGTGCGCATCGGCCACGAGAACGCCCATGAGGGACTCAACTCCACGTCGGTGGTGTCGGTCGGCTACGGTTCGGGCGGCGAGGCAGTCGCCAAGCTCGGCGTGGTCGGACCGACCCGCATGGATTACCCGGGAACGATGGGAGCGGTACGAGCGGTGGCACGGTACGTCGGACAGATCCTGGCGGAGTCGTAG
- a CDS encoding histidine triad nucleotide-binding protein — translation MAGEPQDDCLFCKIVAGRIPATIVRETETTLAFRDINPQAPTHILVIPKAHYPNAAELAAARPDLAADVLHETRAVADDEKLDSYRTVFNTGSGAGQTVWHVHAHVLGGRGLEWPPG, via the coding sequence ATGGCAGGGGAGCCACAGGACGACTGCTTGTTCTGCAAGATCGTCGCGGGCCGCATCCCGGCGACGATCGTCCGCGAGACCGAGACCACCCTCGCCTTCCGGGACATCAACCCCCAGGCACCCACCCACATCCTGGTCATCCCCAAGGCGCACTACCCGAACGCCGCCGAACTCGCCGCCGCCCGCCCCGACCTCGCCGCGGACGTGCTCCACGAGACCCGGGCCGTCGCCGACGACGAGAAGCTCGACAGCTACCGCACCGTCTTCAACACGGGCAGCGGCGCCGGCCAGACCGTCTGGCACGTCCACGCGCACGTCCTCGGCGGCCGCGGCCTGGAATGGCCCCCCGGGTAA